The following proteins are co-located in the Vicia villosa cultivar HV-30 ecotype Madison, WI unplaced genomic scaffold, Vvil1.0 ctg.000422F_1_1, whole genome shotgun sequence genome:
- the LOC131628039 gene encoding F-box/kelch-repeat protein At3g23880-like yields MMPKTTPSLLRRKQPQPTITSLHLPFDLVEEEILCRLPVKHLLRLRCVCKPCNSLISSDSNFANKHLRLSSANYDRHHLILSSPEFVLFHSPISSFFRSANITMSIYSLRESLNKKILYANRASTCDGIICFKIDNSSALLCNPSIRKFKILPLISFSDQGYFQTLYTLYTLVCFTNKYKIIAVYTSSLKKEVHVHTLGTDYWRRIQDYPGPNFILRARSGTFVNDSVNWLTRESDSCAQYIVSLDLEKELYQKLSLPVFDVHFTTSCVTTLGTLRGCLSLFCYRDMFCDVWIMKEYGNQKSWTKLLTVPPMRDCHYYSCSEVFYISKDDQVLMEVMKSGYFTLVVYDSINNIFKIPNFQNYAMTPDVYVESLISPL; encoded by the coding sequence ATCACTGCATCTTCCGTTCGATCTGGTGGAAGAAGAAATACTGTGTAGGCTCCCCGTCAAACACCTCCTTCGACTCCGCTGCGTCTGTAAACCATGCAATTCTCTCATCTCCTCAGATTCCAACTTCGCCAACAAGCACCTCCGCTTGTCATCCGCTAACTACGACCGCCACCACCTCATCCTATCTTCGCCTGAGTTCGTTCTATTTCATTCTCCAATCTCCTCTTTCTTCCGCTCCGCAAACATTACTATGTCCATCTACTCTCTACGTGAGTCTCTTAACAAAAAAATACTATATGCTAACAGAGCTTCCACTTGTGACGGCATCATATGTTTTAAGATAGATAATTCTTCTGCTCTCTTGTGTAACCCTTCTAttagaaaattcaaaatattgCCTCTTATATCATTTTCAGACCAAGGATACTTTCAAACCTTATATACATTATATACATTAGTGTGTTTCACCAATAAATATAAGATTATTGCGGTTTATACTAGTAGTTTAAAAAAAGAAGTCCATGTTCATACTTTGGGTACAGATTATTGGAGAAGAATTCAGGACTATCCAGGTCCTAACTTCATTCTTAGGGCTAGATCGGGAACATTTGTGAATGACTCTGTTAATTGGTTGACACGTGAGTCTGATAGTTGCGCACAATACATTGTTTCTCTTGATTTGGAGAAAGAGTTGTATCAAAAGCTTTCACTGCCCGTCTTTGACGTGCATTTCACAACTTCTTGTGTTACTACCTTAGGGACATTGAGGGGTTGTTTGTCTCTCTTCTGTTACAGGGACATGTTTTGTGATGTTTGGATTATGAAGGAATATGGTAATCAAAAGTCTTGGACTAAATTGTTAACGGTTCCTCCCATGAGAGACTGTCATTATTATAGCTGTTCCGAGGTGTTTTATATTTCAAAGGATGATCAAGTGCTGATGGAGGTTATGAAGAGTGGGTACTTTACTTTGGTGGTTTATGattccataaataatatttttaagattcCTAATTTTCAAAATTATGCGATGACACCAGACGTTTATGTTGAGAGTTTGATATCACCTTTGTAG
- the LOC131628040 gene encoding putative GEM-like protein 8 produces MKTSFLNELLNGIYISSIYPTGKSSTRYLLDSSSIYNKSITKSKQGKFNSVLTKMNIFGRKGNGFAHGVREHVRLGPKITETLKGKLKLGARILQVGGVEKVFMQLFSVKDGEKLLKASHCYISTTSGPIAGLLFISTHKVAFCSDKPIKTTSPKGELIRVQYKVTIPHEKIEQVNRSQNVMKPSEKYIEIVTMDGFDFWFMGFFNYRKALRYLQQALSQSQREKL; encoded by the exons ATGAAAACCTCATTTCTTAATGAGTTACTTAATGGAATTTATATCTCCTCAATTTACCCAACCGGGAAGTCGTCAACCAGATACTTGCTTGATTCTTCTAGCATATACAACAAATCCATAACAAAATCAAAGCAAG GTAAATTCAATTCTGTTTTAACAAAGATGAACATATTTGGGAGAAAGGGTAATGGTTTTGCGCATGGAGTCCGAGAGCATG TAAGACTTGGACCAAAGATAACAGAAACGTTAAAAGGGAAATTAAAGTTGGGAGCAAGAATTCTTCAGGTTGGTGGAGTAGAGAAAGTGTTTATGCAACTTTTTAGTGTTAAAGACGGAGAGAAGCTATTGAAAGCTTCACATTGCtacatatcaaccacatcaggtCCTATAGCTGGTCTCCTCTTCATATCAACTCACAAAGTTGCTTTCTGTAGTGACAAACCCATCAAGACCACTTCTCCCAAAGGAGAACTAATTAGAGTCCAATATAAG GTCACTATTCCACATGAAAAGATAGAGCAGGTCAACCGAAGTCAAAATGTGATGAAACCTTCAGAAAAGTACATAGAAATAGTCACCATGGATGGTTTCGACTTCTGGTTTATGGGATTTTTTAATTACCGGAAAGCTTTAAGATATCTCCAGCAGGCTCTCTCTCAATCTCAGAGAGAGAAGTTGTAG
- the LOC131628041 gene encoding putative GEM-like protein 8 has protein sequence MQTSLFHELIVGTPITYDQFLKSDNRYLLDSASHQSQYPSKHQSKCRASSNQKKRSRKVDSNFETSARLGTNISETIKRKLSLGARLLQVGGVEKMFMKYFSVIEGERLLKVCHCYLSTTTGPLAGLLFISTEKVSFCSDRSIKVFNQKGQMCRIRYKVVIPAKKIKCVNQSQNVEKSTQKYINIVTVDNFDFWFMGVFKYQKTIKYLEQAISQV, from the exons ATGCAGACCTCACTTTTTCATGAGCTAATTGTTGGAACTCCAATCACATATGACCAGTTTCTAAAGTCGGATAACAGATACTTGCTTGATTCTGCCTCTCATCAATCTCAATATCCATCCAAACATCAAAGCAAAT GTAGAGCAAGTTCTAACCAGAAAAAGCGCAGCAGGAAGGTCGATAGTAATTTTGAAACTTCGGCAAGACTTGGGACAAACATATCTGAAACTATAAAAAGGAAGTTGAGCTTAGGGGCAAGACTTCTTCAAGTGGGTGGAGTGGAGAAAATGTTCATGAAGTATTTTAGTGTGATCGAGGGGGAGAGGCTGTTGAAAGTTTGCCATTGTTATCTGTCCACCACAACTGGCCCTCTAGCTGGTCTCCTCTTCATCTCAACCGAAAAAGTTTCCTTTTGCAGTGACAGATCAATAAAAGTCTTTAATCAGAAAGGTCAAATGTGTAGGATCCGCTATAAG GTTGTCATTCCAGCAAAGAAGATAAAGTGTGTGAATCAAAGTCAAAATGTTGAGAAATCAACACAGAAGTACATAAATATAGTTACAGTGGATAATTTCGATTTCTGGTTTATGGGTGTGTTCAAATATCAGAAAACTATAAAATATCTGGAGCAAGCAATTTCACAAGTTTAG
- the LOC131628075 gene encoding F-box/kelch-repeat protein At3g23880-like, giving the protein MDFNALESLLRGVVVGDVDRDKVEWICDNFGVFTVASCYDFYASFRTPIGPPNRYDISLENIWKMEVPFKIKTLGWRLFVNSLPTKDLLKIRELEGRDQSFFKCNIVKIIWKEIALWVDKSYVSEEECLSSFGDCYYIREILIERAYGNRASTCDGIVCFKIDNSSAVLCNPFIRKFKILPPLKYPSGEIFYTLVHDRFINNYKIIAVNCTRSSKIEVNVHILGTNHWRRIRDFPDPNLILVSRLGTFVNDSLNWLVYSAAPFIVSLDLEKESYEKLALPVSYQKLALPVFPNISSFMTLGTLKGCLSLIFDKRDKSCDVWIMKEYGNEKSWTKLLTVPHMKECDFYCYIRALYISEDEKVLMECKKMGINSLVVYDSINNTFMIPEFQNYISTEMTPEVYVESLISPL; this is encoded by the exons ATGGACTTTAATGCTTTAGAGTCGTTGTTAAGAGGGGTAGTGGTGGGAGATGTCGATCGTGATAAAGTGGAGTGGATATGTGATAATTTTGGTGTCTTTACAGTTGCCTCTTGTTATGATTTCTATGCTTCTTTTCGTACTCCTATTGGTCCACCTAATAGGTACGACATTTCATTGGAGAACATTTGGAAGATGGAGGTTCCTTTCAAGATAAAGACATTGGGATGGAGACTTTTTGTAAATAGTCTTCCTACGAAGGATCTCTTAAAGATTAGAG AGTTGGAGGGTAGGGACCAATCTTTTTTTAAGTGCAATATTGTGAagattatttggaaagaaatagCGTTATGGGTTGATAAATCGTATGTTTCGGAGGAGGAGTGCCTTTCGAGTTTTGGAGATTG TTACTATATTAGAGAGATTCTTATCGAACGAGCTTATGGTAATAGAGCTTCCACTTGTGATGGCATAGTATGTTTTAAGATTGATAATTCTTCGGCTGTGTTGTGTAACCCTTTCATTCGAAAATTCAAAATATTGCCTCCTTTAAAATATCCTTCTGGTGAAATATTTTATACCTTAGTGCATGACCGTTTCATTAATAATTATAAGATTATTGCGGTTAATTGCACGCGTAGTAGCAAAATAGAAGTCAACGTTCATATTTTGGGTACAAATCATTGGAGAAGGATTCGGGACTTCCCAGATCCTAACCTTATTCTTGTGTCTAGATTGGGAACGTTTGTGAATGACTCTCTTAATTGGTTGGTATATTCTGCTGCACCATTCATTGTTTCTCTAGATTTGGAGAAAGAGTCTTATGAAAAGCTTGCATTGCCGGTGTCTTATCAAAAGCTTGCATTGCCGGTCTTTCCTAATATTTCCTCTTTTATGACCTTAGGGACATTGAAGGGTTGTTTGTCCCTCATCTTTGATAAGAGGGACAAGTCTTGTGATGTTTGGATTATGAAAGAATACGGTAATGAAAAGTCTTGGACTAAATTGTTAACTGTTCCTCACATGAAAGAATGTGACTTTTATTGCTATATCAGAGCATTATATATTTCAGAGGATGAGAAAGTGCTGATGGAGTGTAAGAAGATGGGAATAAATAGTTTGGTTGTTTATGATTCCATAAATAATACTTTTATGATTCCTGAATTTCAAAACTACATCTCCACTGAGATGACACCAGAAGTATATGTTGAGAGTTTGATATCACCTTTGTAG